TTACTACACCCTACGGTTTGCTAGCTAGCTAAATGCATTAAACCTGCTTGCAATAATTCACAAAACAGCTCAGTCtccttatttaaatttatttgtatttggcAGTTAAGAGAGGCGGCAGGTTTCCTGTGGGTGGGCGTTGTTTCAGTGTTGACAATGGACACGCCCCCAAGGTTTGAGGGCAGAGaatactgctttttttttcaagattttgatACCTTATTTGATTTACTTGgtgttttttatcattaaaatttgGCTGATtggtaataaatacatttttatctgGTGTGACAAACTCAGAGCACATATTCAATATTTATACAGACTTGTGAAGTGAATGAAAAACAGTACACTCCAGTGAACTTTGAAAACACATTGATCAAACTGATTGAAAACACAGGCTAAACTTTTTAAGCAGGCAGTCTAAAGGAAATATGACAGGCCTGAAAAAGATCCATGATGCCTAGAGTAAACCATGATcatgaataaatatgaatgtgGATAATGTACAATGAGCCAGatattatcacaaaataaaccagGTATCAGGACCTTGCTTATTGTGCCTATTGTACATTATATGATTTATGAACCTaccaaatacactaccagttaaatgtttttgaaagatatATAAATggctttatcatcacttttgatcaatttaaagcacccttgctaaataaaagtattcatttctataaccCCCCCAAATCCCCCAAAATACgtacttaaatgttttaaatctggataataataaaaaatgtttcttgaactacaaatcagcatatcagaatgatttctgaaggatcatgtgacactgaagactggagtaatgatgcgatgctgaaaatttagctttgatcacaggaataaacattaaaaaaaaaaattaaatatattaaaatagaaagcagttattttaaatagtaaaaatatttcaaaattcgactgtttttgctgtactttggatcaaataaatgcaggcctagtgagcagaagagactttaaaaaacattaaaaaacatttgactggtagtataaataaatacctggccataaaatattgatttaagttGGCATTATTGAATTATATGGGAGAAAAGAGACTGCAGAGTGATATAACAGATACTACCACAGTGTTACAGATGTCAAACATACAGTTTAGCTCTCAAGCTTTTTGCCTCAAGGCCTTCTTTTATCCAAGACAATATTAAAAGAATATTCTGTACTCATAAGATGatatgtaaattttaaatattacatttaaaaatgcttttaagacTTATTGGGGCCTTGGAACTTTTCTGAGACCCACTAGTGGGTTCTGGCCCCCTGGTTAAGAACCACTTTTACAGAAAAGATAACTGACAACAGAATCCCACAACAAATGACTAATCAGAATCGAGTATTCTTTATACGTAAGTCTAACATATAATGTGCTCGACTAGACTTACACTTCattttgcttcaaaaacagTGAGGTGTGTGTGGGTTTGTGAGACCTTGCGTACCTTTTTAAGTTTCTTGGTCTTAAATTCCACCTCTTGCTGCAGAGTGGTGAACGTTTCTTTCAGTTCAATTGtttcttcatcctgttcaaacaTCAGCTGCTGCATCTCTCTTTCCATTCTATCCTAAAAGGatttatcacacacacacaaatgagattatgatttttaaagtgttttatgttgctatgtattataattaatatctaTATGGCTAATTTGTGCTAAAGTCACCTGCTCAGCAATCTCCTGCCTCTTCAGTTCCAGCATTTTCTGCTGTTCATTAGTGTGGTCAATGATGTTTTTCCCTCCAACCAGAAGCTTACTTTCCATAgcctacaaaaaaaacatggcacaCAGTTTATGATGTGATTTATGAATGATATAGAGTATAATTTGCATGTGTGGAAAGAACAAACCTTGTATTTTTCAATCAAAATTTCCATAGCTTGTTGCTCCTTCAGCAACTCTTCCACACTCTTTGCTTTCTCGTCTACGGTGCCAAGTTTCCTGCTAATATCAGGCTTGTAATTGGCGGAGGTCTTGGCCATCTGCTGCTTCCACCAATAGTCCTCCACAGTCTCCTCCTGAACGGTCTCGACGACCCCCACCTCCCCATCTCTCGGAGTTTCCACCTCTCCGCTACTCATGCTCCTTTTCATCCTCATACTGTTTCTCCTCCGTCTCCTCCTTTCTTTCGCCAGCATCCCTCGTTCCTCGAGCTGCGCCTTCAGGCGGGCTATTTCCTCTTGGAACTCGCGAAGCAGGGCGTCTTTGGGGTCCTCGTTGATCTTTGGCTTGTTCCTGATGTTCTTGGCTCTGTTGGCGTACCTCAATGTGGTGAGCGTCTCTTCGTAGTGGCACGAAGCTGGTCCAACGGTGGCCACCATAACGGTTTTAGCGTTGCCTCCGAGGGAGTCCTGTAACAGCCGGGTGAGTTTGGAATCCCGGTAGGGGACGTGAGTACTCTTCCCATCCACCAAAGCCGAGATAACATTTCCGAGAGCGGAAAGAGACAAGTTTATCTTCATAGCCTCTTTGAATCTCTGTCCCTGGACACCCGTTTTGCTTTGCCGCTCACTGCCGGCCAGATCCACCATGTTTAACTTTCCAACACGAATGTGGTCTTCACCATCAATGCCCATTTCGCTGCACTCAACAGTTATGACAAAAATCGCATGAGATCTCGAGCTTCGCTCGTTCATTTTGGTAAATCCGACAGATCTGGATTGGTTCCCCAAGTTCATGACATGCTCAATCTCCTTTACGTTCTTAGTCACCACAGATGAGAGATCTTTGACATAGACACCCAACTCGGGATTTTCCTTCAGCTCCAGTTTTTTATTGTTGTCCTTGCAGAGGAGGTCTCGTATTTCTTCTTGATATATTTC
Above is a genomic segment from Labeo rohita strain BAU-BD-2019 chromosome 17, IGBB_LRoh.1.0, whole genome shotgun sequence containing:
- the kif3cb gene encoding kinesin family member 3Cb — encoded protein: MKRNNSLVRPRSMSIGKKSEAVKVVVRCRPLNKKEEAMNQERIVEVDVRLGQVSVRNPKSSGSLLKTFTFDAVYDAGSKQNELYDYACKPLIDSVLLGFNGTIFAYGQTGTGKTYTMEGVPTDPEKKGVIPNSFQHIFTHISRSQNQQYLVRVSYIEIYQEEIRDLLCKDNNKKLELKENPELGVYVKDLSSVVTKNVKEIEHVMNLGNQSRSVGFTKMNERSSRSHAIFVITVECSEMGIDGEDHIRVGKLNMVDLAGSERQSKTGVQGQRFKEAMKINLSLSALGNVISALVDGKSTHVPYRDSKLTRLLQDSLGGNAKTVMVATVGPASCHYEETLTTLRYANRAKNIRNKPKINEDPKDALLREFQEEIARLKAQLEERGMLAKERRRRRRNSMRMKRSMSSGEVETPRDGEVGVVETVQEETVEDYWWKQQMAKTSANYKPDISRKLGTVDEKAKSVEELLKEQQAMEILIEKYKAMESKLLVGGKNIIDHTNEQQKMLELKRQEIAEQDRMEREMQQLMFEQDEETIELKETFTTLQQEVEFKTKKLKKFYSKLQLVRSEIGDIINEHVTMRQELEQTMNELTREMKFKNLIIENFIPPEEKNKIINRLHFDSEEDQWKVLPLLPSENNSPLVRRRPTSVVGHKRPISQYAQTATATGSPSRYRAENVMLLELDISPPTMVPLDLQRSDIRTQDLIRDFGHYRKRTTASRVMKARSWYQGPSQSASSSASSMASGPECSASAMGACAAAYQP